The DNA region ACACCATTTTAACGCCTCAAGCTGCGGAAATCTCGCGTTCATGACAGCTGCCACAGAGATCGGACGGACGTCGGTGTCCCGTCCACATGGTGGGCTTCTAGCATGTCAACTGAAAACCGACAACGATGTCTTCGATAAGGACGGCATGGTGAGTACCTCTACCGAGGTCCAGCAAGACACGAGGTTCTTCGGGCACCCACGAGGGCTGGCGAACCTCTTCGGCGTCGAGATGTGGGAGCGTTTCTCGTATTACGGGATGCTCGGGATCCTCCCCATCTACCTCTACTACGAAGTCAGTCAGGGCGGCCTCGCGCTGCCGAAGGCCTCCGCGCTCGGCATCGTCGGCGCGTACGGCGGCATGGTCTACCTGTCGGCGGTGATCGGCGCCTGGGTCGCGGACCGCGTGCTCGGCTCCGAACGGACGCTGTTCTACAGCGCGATCCTGATCATGATCGGGCATATCAGCCTCGCCGTGCTGCCGGGGCTGGCGGGGATCGGCGTCGGCCTCGTGTGCGTGGCCGTCGGCAGTGGCGGGCTGAAATCCAACGCCACGGCCATCGTCGGGACGCTGTACGCGGAGGGTGACGAGCGCCGCGACGGCGGTTTCACCATCTTCTACATGGGCGTGAACATCGGCGGTTTCGTCGGGCCGCTGCTGACCGGCCTCGCGCAGAGCGAGATCGGCTTCCACGTCGGCTTCGGGCTCGCCGCGTTCGGGATGGCGCTCGGCCTGATCCAGTACACGATCGGCCGCAAGAACCTCGGCGAGAAGGCGAGCGAGATCCCCAACCCGCTGCCCGCGTCGCAGCGGCCGCTGGTCTTCGGCGGCACCGCGGTGGGTGTCGCGGCGATCGTGCTGCTCGTGGTCTTCGGCGTGATCAACCCGGGCAACCTCGTCGACGTCGTCGTCTGGGCCGTCGCGATCATCTCGGTGATCTACTTCGTGGTGATCATCGGCAGCAAGAAGATCACCTCCGACGAACGCAGCCGGGTGTACTCGTTCATCCCGATGTTCATCGCGAGCGCCGCGTTCTTCTCGCTGTACCAGCAGCAGTTCACCGTGGTCGCGGCCTACACCGACGAGCGGCTGAACCGGACGATCTTCGGCTGGGAGATGCCGGTCGCGTGGGTCAACTCGATCAACCCGGTGTTCATCATCCTGTTCGCGCCGGTGGTCGCGGCGGTCTGGACGAAGCTCGGCTCGCGGCAGCCGTCCTCGCCGATCAAGTTCGTGCTCGGCACGGTCACCATGGGCGTGGCGTTCCTGCTGTTCCTCCCGATGGTCGGCAGTGGCAAGAACGCGAGCCCGCTGCTCGCGCTGGCCGGCATCCTGTTCGTGTTCACCATGGCGGAGCTGATGCTTTCGCCGGTCGGCCTCTCGCTGTCGACCAAACTCGCGCCGGAGGCGTTCCGGACGCAGATGGTGGCGCTGAACTTCCTGTCCATTTCGCTCGGTACGGCGATGTCCGGGAAGCTCGCCGAGTACTACACGGTCGACGACGAAGCGCCGTACTTCAGCATCGTCGGCGGTGTGGCCATCGTGGTCGGTGTGGCGCTCCTGGTGGCGACGCCGATGATCCGCAAGCTGATGAAGGGCGTTCACTGACGCTCTTCCTCCCGCGCTGACGAGCGACCCTCGGAGGTGCTGAAAGGGCCCTTCGCCGCATAGGAAGCGGTGAAGGGCCCTTTCGCTATCCGTAACTCGCGTGCTTGAAGCCGTAACTCGCGTGCTTGGAGGCGTAACTCGTGAGTTACGCCTCCAAGCACGCGAGTCGCGTCTCTGATCACGCGAGTTACGCCTTCGAGCACGTGAGACGGGGCCTAGCCGACGGTGGTCCCGAACAGCACACCGACGTAGTAGGTCACCAGCATCGTCAGCGCGCCGACACCGACGTTCCGCGCGATCGCGCGGCCGGCCCGCGCGTCGCCGAGTTTCGCGCTGATGAACCCGGTCAGCGCCAGCCCGACCACGACGGCCGCCGCGCACGCCCAGACGCGCGCCGAGGTCGACGTCCACACGATCGACAGCAACGGCAGCAGCGCGCCGACGGTGAACGCCACCAGCGAGGCCCACGCCGCCTGCCACGGACTGGTCAGATTGCCCGGATCGATGCCGAGTTCGGCCTCGGCGTGCGCCTGCAGCGCGTCCTTCGCGGTCAATTCGCGGGCGACCTCGGCGGCGAGTTCCGGCGAAAGGCCCTTCTCCTCGTAGATTTCCGCGAGTTCCCGTTCTTCGGCTTCCGGCATCTCTTTCAGTTCACGCTTTTCCAGCCGCAACTGTGCGCGTTCGGTGTCGCGCTGGGTGCTCACGGAGACGTATTCGCCGCCCGCCATCGAAAGCGCGCCCGCGACGAGCCCCGCGATTCCCGCGGTGGCGATCGTGGTGGAGTCGGTGGTCGCGCCCGCGACGCCGACCACGATGCCCGCCACCGACACGATCCCGTCGTTCGCGCCGAGGACCCCGGCGCGCAACCAGTTCAGTTTGCCGCCGAGATCCGCGTGCGGTTCGTGGGGATGCTCGGTCGATACCGTATCGGTCACCGTTTCAGTGAAACACGGAAAACGGCGGGAGGCGAGCGGAAAGCGTTTCGGTCAATTGAGGCAATCCTTATTCATTATTGCCTTACCTAAGTCGTCGGATAGATTGCCGGACATGGCAGAGGTGGTGATCCTGATCGGGTTGCAGGCGTCCGGCAAGTCGACGTTCTTCCGGCGGGTGTTCGCCGGAACGCACGTCCATCTCAGCAAGGACCACTTCCCGAACGCCAAACGACG from Amycolatopsis sp. EV170708-02-1 includes:
- a CDS encoding peptide MFS transporter; the encoded protein is MVSTSTEVQQDTRFFGHPRGLANLFGVEMWERFSYYGMLGILPIYLYYEVSQGGLALPKASALGIVGAYGGMVYLSAVIGAWVADRVLGSERTLFYSAILIMIGHISLAVLPGLAGIGVGLVCVAVGSGGLKSNATAIVGTLYAEGDERRDGGFTIFYMGVNIGGFVGPLLTGLAQSEIGFHVGFGLAAFGMALGLIQYTIGRKNLGEKASEIPNPLPASQRPLVFGGTAVGVAAIVLLVVFGVINPGNLVDVVVWAVAIISVIYFVVIIGSKKITSDERSRVYSFIPMFIASAAFFSLYQQQFTVVAAYTDERLNRTIFGWEMPVAWVNSINPVFIILFAPVVAAVWTKLGSRQPSSPIKFVLGTVTMGVAFLLFLPMVGSGKNASPLLALAGILFVFTMAELMLSPVGLSLSTKLAPEAFRTQMVALNFLSISLGTAMSGKLAEYYTVDDEAPYFSIVGGVAIVVGVALLVATPMIRKLMKGVH
- a CDS encoding VIT family protein — its product is MTDTVSTEHPHEPHADLGGKLNWLRAGVLGANDGIVSVAGIVVGVAGATTDSTTIATAGIAGLVAGALSMAGGEYVSVSTQRDTERAQLRLEKRELKEMPEAEERELAEIYEEKGLSPELAAEVARELTAKDALQAHAEAELGIDPGNLTSPWQAAWASLVAFTVGALLPLLSIVWTSTSARVWACAAAVVVGLALTGFISAKLGDARAGRAIARNVGVGALTMLVTYYVGVLFGTTVG